Part of the Atribacterota bacterium genome, TTTGGAAAGTGAACTGGCTGGGAGTACGGGAAGCATGGTGGTCTCTCGTCCTTGTGGATGTGTGGGAGTGGATGCCATTTGTGGCTTTGATCCTCTATGCCGGGATGCAATCCTTGCCCCAGGAACCTTATGAAGCGGCCATTGTGGATGGGGCGAGCCCTGGACAGGTTTTTTTCTATCTCACCCTCCCTCTTTTAAAACCCATGATGGTCATTGCCCTTCTCCTTCGCTCGATCGATGCTTTGAAAATGTTCGACGTGGTTTATGGCTTGACCCAGGGAGGACCGGGAAACGCCACTGAACTCATGAGCCTCCATATTTATCGCTTGGGATTCCGCCATACAAACTGGATCGGGAGGGCCTCCGCGAACGCTATCATCCTTCTTTTCCTCAGCACTTTGCTTACCACCATTCTCCTTCGGGTTCTGCGAAAAGAACAGGTGGGGAGAGGGTAAAAGTATGCCTTTAGCCAAAACCAGAAATATCGGGAAAGAAATGGCGTTAACCATCCTGGTCTTTGTGGT contains:
- a CDS encoding sugar ABC transporter permease, yielding WKVNWLGVREAWWSLVLVDVWEWMPFVALILYAGMQSLPQEPYEAAIVDGASPGQVFFYLTLPLLKPMMVIALLLRSIDALKMFDVVYGLTQGGPGNATELMSLHIYRLGFRHTNWIGRASANAIILLFLSTLLTTILLRVLRKEQVGRG